A stretch of Eschrichtius robustus isolate mEscRob2 chromosome 6, mEscRob2.pri, whole genome shotgun sequence DNA encodes these proteins:
- the LRRC58 gene encoding leucine-rich repeat-containing protein 58 — protein sequence MEEAGAVVATAGEAELNLSRLSVSPETLESELEARGEERRGAREALLRLLLPHNRLVSLPRALGSGFPHLQLLDVSGNALTALGPELLALRGLRTLLAKNNRLGGPGALPKGLAQSPLCRSLQVLNLSGNCFQEVPASLLGLRALQTLSLGGNQLQNIPAEIENLRSLECLYLGGNFIKEIPPELGNLPSLNYLVLCDNKIQSVPPQLSQLHSLRSLSLHNNLLTYLPREILNLIHLEELSLRGNPLVVRFVRDLTYDPPTLLELAARTIKIRNISYTPYDLPGNLLRYLSLASNCPNPKCGGVYFDCCVRQIKFVDFCGKYRLPLMHYLCSPECSSPCSSASHSSTSQSESDSEDEASVAAHRMQKVLLG from the exons ATGGAGGAGGCCGGAGCGGTGGTGGCCACGGCCGGGGAGGCCGAACTGAACTTGTCCCGCCTCAGCGTGTCCCCCGAGACCCTGGAGTCGGAGCTGGAGGCGCGGGGCGAGGAGCGGCGCGGCGCGCGGGAGGCGCTGCTGCGGCTGCTGCTGCCGCACAACCGTCTGGTGTCGCTGCCGCGGGCGCTGGGCAGCGGCTTTCCGCACCTCCAGCTGTTGGACGTGAGCGGCAACGCGTTGACCGCGTTGGGGCCGGAGCTGCTGGCGCTGCGCGGCCTGCGCACGCTGCTGGCCAAGAACAACCGGCTCGGCGGGCCCGGCGCGTTGCCCAAGGGCCTGGCCCAGTCGCCGCTCTGCCGCAGCCTCCAGGTGCTCAACCTTAGCGGGAACTGCTTCCAAGAGGTTCCAGCCTCGCTGCTGGGTCTGCGCGCGCTGCAGACCCTCAGCCTCGGCGGCAACCAGCTTCAGAACATCCCAGCCGAGATCGAGAACTTGAGGAG tTTAGAGTGTTTATATCTTGGAGGAAACTTCATCAAAGAAATCCCACCAGAATTAGGAAATTTGCCTTCTCTAAATTACTTGGTATTATGTGACAACAAAATCCAAAGTGTGCCTCCTCAGCTTTCACA GTTGCATTCACTTCGTTCCCTCAGTCTTCACAATAACTTGCTGACATACCTGCCTCGAGAGATCCTCAACCTTATTCATTTGGAAGAACTGAGTTTGCGAGGAAATCCATTGGTTGTTCGTTTTGTTAGAGATTTAACCTATGATCCTCCAACTCTCCTGGAGTTAGCTGCACGGACCATTAAAATTCGAAATATTTCCTATACTCCCTATGATCTTCCTGGGAATCTTCTTAGATACTTGAGTTTAGCCAGCAATTGCCCAAACCCAAAGTGTGGAG GAGTCTACTTTGATTGCTGCGTCAGACAAATTAAATTTGTGGACTTCTGTGGGAAATACCGTCTCCCCCTGATGCACTACCTGTGTTCACCGGAATGCTCTTCCCCTTGCAGCTCTGCCTCTCACAGCTCCACATCCCAGAGCGAATCTGACTCAGAAGATGAAGCCAGTGTGGCTGCACACAGAATGCAGAAAGTTCTTCTTGGCTGA